One part of the Lycium ferocissimum isolate CSIRO_LF1 chromosome 8, AGI_CSIRO_Lferr_CH_V1, whole genome shotgun sequence genome encodes these proteins:
- the LOC132066562 gene encoding uncharacterized protein LOC132066562, whose product MDVFRMVQALYEGHTLPKSVIYRVVHGRLDKILPGLIPSNQSGFVKGRSIIGNVSLTQEIVIDIRKRGEVMSRSLNSLFEHDQYRCFGMPKWSANLKHLAYANDTIIFASADKPSLELTMNVLREYEKISGQLINREKSFFYMHQKSAMQLCQEIEQITSFTRGMFPFKYLGCPIFHSRKRKVYYNDLIKRVKDRLQNWKGRFYWSNKEEGKSRHWSAWLKVCVPKQEGGLGFRSIFDVSKALFTKLWWRFRTVGTLWSTFMWNKHCKKHIPTRVQWKGGSQLWKKMLEARDAIEKEIW is encoded by the exons ATGGATGTATTTAGAATGGTTCAAGCTCTCTATGAAGGTCATACTCTTCCAAAATCA GTCATTTATAGAGTGGTTCATGGAAGACTGGATAAGATTCTGCCAGGGTTGATTCCTAGCAACCAGTCTGGCTTTGTGAAGGGAAGAAGCATTATTGGGAATGTATCGCTCACTCAAGAAATTGTCATAGATATTAGAAAGAGAG GAGAAGTGATGTCTAGGTCACTTAATTCTTTATTTGAGCATGATCAATATAGGTGCTTTGGTATGCCTAAATGGAGTGCAAACCTCAAGCATCTTGCTTATGCAAATGATACTATCATCTTTGCATCAGCTGATAAACCATCTTTGGAGCTGACTATGAATGTTTTGAGAGAATATGAGAAGATATCAGGTCAATTGATAAATAGAGAGAAAAGTTTTTTCTACATGCATCAGAAATCAGCTATGCAGTTATGTCAAGAAATTGAGCAGATAACTAGTTTCACAAGAGGCATGTTTCCATTTAAATATCTTGGTTGTCCTATTTTCCATTCTAGGAAAAGAAAAGTGTATTATAATGATCTGATCAAGAGGGTGAAAGATAGGCTGCAGAACTGGAAGGGAAG ATTTTACTGGAGCAACAAGGAAGAAGGCAAGAGTAGACACTGGTCAGCTTGGCTGAAAGTTTGTGTTCCTAAACAGGAGGGAGGATTGGGATTTAGGTCCATCTTTGATGTATCAAAAGCTTTATTTACTAAGTTATGGTGGAGATTCAGAACAGTTGGTACTTTGTGGTCAACATTTATGTGGAATAAGCATTGTAAGAAGCATATACCAACCAGGGTTCAATGGAAAGGAGGCTCACAACTATGGAAGAAGATGCTAGAAGCAAGAGATGCTATAGAAAAGGAGATATGGTAG